Proteins found in one Muntiacus reevesi chromosome 2, mMunRee1.1, whole genome shotgun sequence genomic segment:
- the LFNG gene encoding beta-1,3-N-acetylglucosaminyltransferase lunatic fringe, translating to MLKRCGRRLLLALAGALLACLLVLTADPPPPPVPAERGRRALRSLAGPSGAVTAPGLEAAAAAPRAPVREVHSLSEYFSLLTRSRRDAGPPPGGVPRPADGRPRPPVEQLAPRDVFIAVKTTKKFHRARLDLLLETWISRHEEMTFIFTDGEDEALARRTGHVVNTNCSAAHSRQALSCKMAVEYDRFIESGRKWFCHVDDDNYVNVRALLRLLGSYPHTQDVYLGKPSLDRPIQATERVSENKVRPVHFWFATGGAGFCISRGLALKMSPWASGGHFMSTAERIRLPDDCTIGYIVEALLGVPLVRCGLFHSHLENLQQVPASELHKQVTLSYGMFENKRNAVHIKGPFSVEADPSRFRSIHCHLYPDTPWCPRTAIL from the exons ATGCTCAAGCGCTGCGGCCGCCGCCTGCTGCTGGCGCTGGCGGGCGCGCTGCTTGCCTGTCTGTTGGTGCTCACGGCCGACCCGCCGCCGCCCCCGGTGCCCGCTGAGCGCGGTAGGCGCGCGCTGCGCAGCCTGGCGGGCCCCTCGGGGGCGGTCACGGCGCCCGGgctggaggcggcggcggcggcgccccgGGCGCCCGTCCGCGAGGTGCACAGTCTGTCCGAGTACTTCAGCCTACTCACCCGCTCTCGCAGAGACGCGGGCCCACCGCCCGGGGGCGTCCCCCGTCCCGCCGACGGCCGTCCGCGGCCCCCGGTCGAGCAGCTGGCGCCGCGCGACGTCTTCATCGCGGTGAAGACCACCAAAAAGTTTCATCGCGCGCGTCTCGACTTGCTTCTGGAGACGTGGATCTCGCGCCACGAGGAGATG ACGTTCATTTTCACGGACGGGGAAGACGAGGCGCTGGCCAGGCGCACCG GCCATGTGGTCAACACGAACTGCTCCGCCGCCCACAGCCGCCAGGCGCTGTCCTGCAAGATGGCGGTGGAGTACGACCGCTTCATCGAGTCGGGGAGGAA GTGGTTCTGCCACGTGGATGACGATAATTATGTGAACGTGCGCGCcctgctgaggctgctgggcagtTACCCGCACACGCAGGACGTctacctgggcaagcccagcctGGACCGGCCCATCCAGGCCACAGAGCGGGTCAGCGAAAACAAGGTG CGTCCTGTCCACTTCTGGTTTGCCACCGGCGGGGCTGGCTTCTGCATCAGCCGAGGGCTGGCCCTGAAGATGAGCCCCTGGGCCAG CGGAGGCCACTTCATGAGCACGGCCGAGCGGATCCGGCTGCCGGACGACTGCACCATCGGCTACATCGTGGAGGCGCTGCTGGGCGTGCCCCTGGTGCGCTGCGGGCTCTTCCACTCCCACCTGGAGAACCTGCAGCAGGTGCCTGCCTCTGAGCTCCACAAGCAG GTGACCCTGAGCTACGGCATGTTTGAAAACAAGCGGAACGCCGTCCACATTAAGGGGCCCTTCTCGGTGGAGGCTGACCCGTCGAG GTTCCGCTCCATCCACTGCCATCTGTACCCGGACACGCCCTGGTGTCCCCGCACTGCCATCCTCTAG